From Cytophagia bacterium CHB2, the proteins below share one genomic window:
- a CDS encoding TonB-dependent receptor: protein MERLMRFYRNLLIFLLLSNFASLYGQSQPQARGVIAGHVKDTTTNEALPGVNVIVEGTTIGAASDIDGRFVIRGVPPGNYRVRATLIGYIASLSSTVKVTAGDTAVVNFQLRESAIDVPEVVVTASRKAQSFLETPVSVSVVNARQIERQNFGTLEALLEFAPGVSLMSGQINIRGSSGYSRGAGSRVLLLVDGVPMLPGDSGDIKWDQVPPNEVERVEVVKGAASSLYGSNALGGVVNVITKDPSETPITVFKSTAGIYDKPRYPEWRFTERTLFYNFQDISHSRSFGKLKMRASLGRRESTGYAQNRNYQRLNGFTKLKYNFTTTSFVTAYANYARNHGGESIAANSFNDITRVPESDAGLSTTTRRLQTGVAYQTILRSNITLRLRDSFYFNRFQNDLAETDPNPFVQANDPHIDSRAYKNDIEAQLDIELNPVHSSTFGVTGAVNHITSTLFGRHDGRDFSTYLQHEWKASTAVTLTGSLRFDYHWVDTGLKEYHLNPRFGMVYVVSPNASLRLSSGRGFRAATMAEMFTLTKASGFVVIPNPNLSSEIGWSHEVGGQFVLSNFFVNPAVFWSDYEDLIEGRFVTKRNQNVIQFQNFNRARIRGAEIDINTSFWKKRLTIGGSYTYLDARQLERRNDLTGNLEKVNEPLQYRPKHLLTGQATLTLGRYFFGVDSRYVSKVSFAVFPDQPHVAQKVTNFNAGVRIIPAEIT from the coding sequence ATGGAACGCTTGATGAGATTTTATAGAAACCTGCTAATATTTCTATTGCTATCGAACTTCGCTTCGCTCTACGGCCAATCACAACCTCAAGCACGCGGTGTGATTGCGGGTCATGTCAAAGATACGACAACCAACGAAGCGTTGCCCGGCGTCAATGTGATCGTGGAGGGCACGACGATCGGCGCGGCATCGGATATCGACGGCCGCTTCGTGATTCGGGGCGTGCCTCCCGGGAATTATCGTGTGCGCGCAACGCTGATCGGATATATCGCGAGTTTGAGTTCCACCGTCAAAGTAACTGCCGGTGATACGGCAGTAGTCAATTTTCAATTGCGTGAATCCGCGATTGATGTGCCGGAAGTCGTGGTGACGGCCAGCCGGAAGGCGCAATCGTTTTTGGAAACGCCGGTGAGTGTGAGCGTGGTCAATGCGCGGCAAATCGAACGGCAAAATTTTGGTACGCTCGAAGCGCTGCTGGAATTCGCCCCCGGCGTGAGTTTGATGAGCGGACAAATCAATATTCGCGGCTCCTCCGGCTACAGCCGGGGCGCCGGCAGCCGGGTGCTGTTGCTGGTTGACGGCGTGCCGATGTTGCCCGGCGACAGCGGCGACATTAAATGGGATCAAGTTCCGCCGAATGAAGTTGAACGTGTCGAAGTCGTGAAAGGCGCCGCCTCTTCTCTGTACGGCAGCAATGCGCTCGGCGGCGTGGTCAATGTCATCACCAAGGATCCGAGCGAAACGCCCATCACCGTGTTCAAGTCCACCGCCGGCATTTATGATAAGCCGCGCTATCCCGAGTGGCGCTTCACCGAACGCACGCTCTTCTACAATTTTCAAGACATTTCACATTCGCGCTCCTTCGGCAAGCTGAAAATGCGCGCCTCGCTGGGCCGCCGCGAATCAACAGGCTACGCTCAGAACCGGAATTATCAACGGCTCAACGGCTTCACCAAGTTGAAATACAATTTTACCACCACCTCGTTTGTCACCGCCTACGCCAACTACGCGAGAAATCACGGTGGCGAGAGCATTGCCGCGAATAGCTTCAACGATATCACCCGCGTGCCGGAATCCGACGCGGGGTTGAGCACCACCACGCGCCGCCTGCAAACCGGCGTTGCGTATCAAACGATTCTGCGCAGCAATATCACGCTCCGGCTGCGTGATTCGTTTTATTTCAATCGCTTTCAAAACGACTTGGCCGAAACCGATCCCAACCCATTTGTGCAGGCCAACGATCCGCACATCGATTCGCGCGCCTACAAGAATGATATCGAAGCCCAGCTTGACATCGAATTGAATCCGGTGCATTCGTCAACGTTCGGCGTCACCGGCGCAGTCAATCATATCACCTCAACATTGTTCGGCCGGCACGACGGGCGGGATTTTTCCACGTATCTGCAGCACGAATGGAAAGCCTCGACGGCGGTCACGCTTACCGGCAGCTTGCGCTTCGATTATCATTGGGTCGATACTGGTTTGAAGGAATATCATCTCAATCCGCGCTTCGGCATGGTTTATGTGGTTTCACCGAACGCTTCGCTGCGCCTGTCCTCCGGACGCGGCTTTCGCGCCGCGACGATGGCGGAGATGTTCACGCTGACCAAGGCGAGCGGCTTCGTGGTGATTCCCAATCCCAATCTCAGCTCGGAAATCGGCTGGTCTCATGAAGTCGGCGGACAATTCGTGCTCAGCAACTTTTTTGTCAACCCCGCGGTTTTCTGGAGCGACTATGAGGATTTGATCGAAGGCCGGTTCGTGACGAAGCGCAATCAGAATGTCATCCAGTTTCAAAACTTCAATCGCGCGCGCATTCGCGGCGCGGAGATTGATATCAACACTTCTTTTTGGAAAAAACGTTTGACCATCGGCGGGAGCTATACCTACCTCGATGCGCGCCAGTTGGAACGCCGCAACGATCTCACCGGCAATCTCGAAAAGGTCAATGAGCCGCTGCAATACCGGCCCAAACATTTATTGACCGGCCAGGCCACTCTCACGCTGGGGCGTTATTTCTTTGGCGTGGACTCGCGTTACGTCAGCAAGGTTAGTTTTGCGGTGTTTCCTGACCAGCCTCATGTCGCACAAAAAGTCACAAACTTCAACGCGGGCGTGCGCATTATACCGGCGGAAATCAC
- a CDS encoding lycopene cyclase domain-containing protein: MNKFDGIKSMKAEYFLFNLFVIAGPLIMSFEKRIFFFSKWRYAFPAIALVAAPFILWDALVTGRHWQFNSAYTFDFRFAGLPVEEWLFFFTVPFAALFVWEVIASYLPDHKSAAAQYLGILLLLCPLPGMVALAHGKEYTALVLIFLGLAATLDYLLQTRLFQRQRILFYLAATVGMNLICNSYLTARPVVLYEERYQLGMRLGTIPLEDFGYGFALILLATVFYERFKSRAHA, translated from the coding sequence ATGAATAAATTTGACGGAATCAAAAGCATGAAAGCCGAATATTTTTTGTTCAATCTTTTTGTGATTGCCGGACCGCTGATCATGAGTTTTGAGAAGCGCATTTTTTTCTTCTCGAAATGGCGTTATGCGTTCCCGGCTATTGCACTGGTTGCCGCGCCTTTTATCCTTTGGGATGCCCTCGTCACCGGCAGGCATTGGCAGTTCAATTCCGCATACACGTTTGATTTCCGTTTCGCGGGATTGCCTGTGGAAGAGTGGTTATTTTTTTTTACCGTGCCGTTTGCAGCGCTCTTTGTTTGGGAAGTGATTGCCTCTTATTTGCCCGATCACAAAAGCGCGGCAGCACAATATCTCGGGATACTGCTTTTACTCTGTCCTCTGCCCGGCATGGTTGCCTTAGCACACGGTAAAGAATACACCGCCCTTGTTCTCATTTTTTTGGGATTGGCGGCAACGCTTGATTATTTGTTGCAAACACGATTATTTCAGCGCCAGAGAATTTTGTTTTATCTTGCTGCGACGGTTGGAATGAACCTCATTTGCAATAGTTATCTCACCGCCCGGCCGGTGGTTTTATACGAGGAACGCTATCAACTCGGTATGCGCCTCGGCACGATTCCGCTTGAGGACTTTGGCTATGGTTTTGCGTTGATTTTGCTCGCCACTGTTTTTTATGAGAGATTTAAATCGAGGGCGCATGCCTAA